GTCGCTGGAAATTTCGACCAACAACAACTCGAAAAAACGATGGCTCGCGCCTTTGGGAAGTATCGTCCTTCTTCGGGCGTCCTTCCTCGAAAACGTTGGCCTCCGGAGCTCTGTGGTGGCGCGATCGTGAAACAAAAGCCATTAGAGCAGGTGCACCTCTGTTTGGGATTCAAGGGCGTGGCGGCCGGTCATAAGGACCGATATGCGGTCTATGCGTTGAACAGTGTCCTCGGCGGTGGTGTCAGTTCGAGACTGTTCCAGGAGATCCGTGAAAAAAGGGGCTTATCGTATTCGATCTACTCATTTTTGTCGGGTTATTCCGATGGTGGCACGATCACCGTTTATGCAGGCACTCAAGCGCGGGAGGTTGAGCGGGTTCTGGAGCTCGTCAGTCTGGAGATCCGGCGCTTCAGCAGAGATGGAATCGATCGGCATGAGCTGAAACGGACAAAAGAACAGATGAAAGGCGGCCTCATGTTAAGCTTGGAAAGTTCGCATAGCCGGATGAACAAGCTTGCAAAAGATGAATTAATCTCCCGTGCCCACACCACCCTCGAAGAAATGATTCTGGAAATAAACGCGGTGACGCCACAACAAATAAGTCAAGTTGCCCAGGATCTCTTCACCCCTGAAAAAATAGCTCTGACAGGCCTGGGGCCACTTTCTTCACGGCAAGTGAAGGCGTTAAGCGGGCAATTCCAAAAATACTCAGCCTGACCACAGCATGTTGTACAGCCGGATAAAACTCGTAACTCATTGTTTTTTTTACGCTGGAAGAGGTCTCTATCTTCCCGTGACAAGTCCGGCAAACATTTTCTTGACAGCGCCTCGGAGTTTCAGTACCGTTCCGGTACCAACCGGACGGCTTTCCGTTTGTTTTTGGGCCGCCGGTTGCTGAAGGATACGGAATTTACTAGGGACTTTGAGTGGCCATCTCGATATAGAGTATGAAAAAGAACAGACATCTCATCGCACTATGTGGCTCAATTTGACGAAGGAGGGATTAGCTATGAAAAAGGCTGTCATTCTAGCTGCCGGGGCACTGGTTTTAGGTTTCGGCTTGCTGGCGGCCGAGGTTTCCCTGGCAGCCGGTGGTATTGAAAAATTAGGACTTGCTGATGCGGTTGTTGGAGGGAAACCTCTGAAGGCCGAAGCGGCCAAGACACTACAGGGCCGTGTGTGGTCGCAA
Above is a genomic segment from Candidatus Nitrospira nitrificans containing:
- a CDS encoding M16 family metallopeptidase, whose protein sequence is MYRKLILENGIRLVSERIPTLKSVTIGIWVNTGSRDESPAQAGYAHFIEHMFFKGTTSRSATEISCEIDALGGEMNAFTTRETTTYYVKVLDQHLPKALDLLADLFLRSRLGKKEIEKEKQVVLEEIRMVQDDPEDLVQELHTKLAMGRHPLSRPILGRESTIVRISREDLLEYIDTHYRPEEIVLAVAGNFDQQQLEKTMARAFGKYRPSSGVLPRKRWPPELCGGAIVKQKPLEQVHLCLGFKGVAAGHKDRYAVYALNSVLGGGVSSRLFQEIREKRGLSYSIYSFLSGYSDGGTITVYAGTQAREVERVLELVSLEIRRFSRDGIDRHELKRTKEQMKGGLMLSLESSHSRMNKLAKDELISRAHTTLEEMILEINAVTPQQISQVAQDLFTPEKIALTGLGPLSSRQVKALSGQFQKYSA